Proteins encoded together in one Methanocalculus alkaliphilus window:
- a CDS encoding methionine adenosyltransferase, producing MKRTINVVSLDQTPIEEQQIELVERKCIGHPDSIADGVAEAVSRALCQEYEDRCDGVLHHNTDQGEVVAGASIPSFGGGKIVRPIYLLLTGRATKQFEGHVIPTDAISVEAARKYIAETLPTLNMDRDIIVDCRMGDGSTDLRDVFKPSGASPIPRANDTSFGVGHAPFSEVEQIILAMNQEIADTLRPKHPMIGYDIKIMGLRNGDQMTFTIASAMVDRYCSSMDDYVNMTALMQEELKAVARKHTGRKVEVAVNTADDIKNNSIFLTVNGTSAEMGDDGSVGRGNRINGLITPNRPMSMEAASGKNPINHIGKIYNLLATEIAQEACMKVDGITEMYVRLLSQIGKPIDQPLVAGVQIIPEKEADFAALSRDVEEIVNERLANITSITEKVIKGELKTF from the coding sequence ATGAAACGCACCATCAATGTTGTATCCCTGGACCAGACACCGATTGAAGAGCAGCAGATCGAACTCGTCGAGCGCAAGTGTATCGGCCACCCCGACAGCATCGCCGATGGCGTCGCCGAAGCGGTCAGCCGGGCACTCTGCCAGGAGTACGAAGACCGCTGCGACGGTGTCCTCCACCATAACACCGATCAGGGCGAGGTCGTTGCAGGTGCCTCCATCCCCTCGTTTGGCGGCGGAAAGATCGTCCGGCCGATCTATCTCCTCCTGACAGGCAGGGCAACCAAACAGTTTGAAGGCCATGTCATCCCGACCGATGCAATCTCTGTCGAGGCAGCACGGAAGTATATTGCAGAGACCCTCCCGACCCTGAACATGGACCGGGACATCATTGTGGACTGCAGGATGGGGGATGGTTCAACCGATCTCCGGGATGTCTTCAAGCCATCAGGAGCCAGCCCGATCCCGCGTGCCAATGACACCTCGTTTGGTGTCGGACATGCCCCCTTCTCCGAGGTCGAACAGATTATCCTCGCCATGAACCAGGAGATCGCTGATACGCTTCGCCCAAAGCATCCGATGATCGGCTATGACATCAAGATCATGGGACTCCGAAACGGCGACCAGATGACCTTCACCATCGCCTCGGCAATGGTGGACCGGTACTGCTCATCCATGGACGACTATGTCAACATGACCGCCCTCATGCAGGAGGAGCTCAAGGCAGTTGCCCGGAAGCACACCGGCAGGAAGGTCGAGGTTGCCGTAAACACTGCCGATGACATCAAAAATAACAGCATCTTCCTCACCGTAAACGGCACCTCCGCAGAGATGGGGGATGACGGCTCCGTCGGGCGTGGCAACCGGATCAACGGGCTCATCACCCCGAACCGGCCGATGAGCATGGAGGCTGCAAGCGGGAAGAACCCGATCAACCATATCGGGAAGATTTACAATCTCCTCGCCACCGAGATCGCACAGGAGGCCTGCATGAAGGTCGACGGGATCACCGAGATGTACGTCCGTCTCCTCTCCCAGATCGGAAAGCCCATCGACCAGCCCCTTGTCGCCGGCGTTCAGATCATCCCGGAGAAGGAGGCTGAC